The following are encoded together in the Ignavibacteriales bacterium genome:
- a CDS encoding DUF4395 domain-containing protein → MNKIIYFGEDVEGYNIPVLNEREIRAAAGILFLMMFISIMVVILKGDFLLLKYAITIFLTDISIRVFISPKFSPFLIMGRLIVRNQVPEYVGAAQKKFAWIIGVVLAVTMLVLVVIVNSFSPISGIICLICLAFLFFETAFGICLGCKFYSIFYKEKAQYCPGEICDIKSKQEIQKTSKLQLLLVFGFIAYIFLIVFVFNDNFNNKPYDLFGIESSTQAK, encoded by the coding sequence ATGAATAAAATAATTTACTTTGGAGAAGATGTTGAAGGGTATAACATTCCTGTTTTAAATGAAAGGGAAATAAGAGCTGCAGCGGGAATATTATTTTTAATGATGTTTATCTCAATTATGGTAGTTATTCTTAAAGGGGATTTTTTACTGCTCAAGTATGCTATTACAATATTCCTTACGGATATTTCAATACGTGTTTTTATTAGTCCTAAATTTTCTCCCTTCTTAATAATGGGACGATTGATAGTCAGGAATCAAGTTCCCGAATATGTTGGTGCTGCGCAAAAAAAGTTTGCATGGATTATTGGTGTAGTCTTGGCGGTTACAATGTTAGTACTTGTAGTCATAGTAAACTCATTTAGCCCAATATCAGGTATTATCTGTCTGATCTGTCTAGCATTCTTATTCTTCGAAACAGCGTTTGGTATATGTCTGGGTTGTAAATTTTATTCAATATTTTATAAAGAGAAAGCTCAGTACTGCCCTGGTGAAATTTGTGATATAAAATCAAAACAAGAAATTCAAAAAACATCTAAGCTTCAGCTACTTCTTGTTTTTGGATTTATCGCATACATTTTCCTGATTGTCTTTGTATTCAATGATAATTTTAATAACAAACCATATGACTTGTTTGGGATTGAAAGTTCTACACAAGCTAAATAA
- a CDS encoding RNA polymerase sigma factor: MNEEKLLGEVENDPQKFGEIYDAFYKKIFGYVLRRTTNYDAAKDITAETFIKAYTSIGKFKWRNISILYWLYSIATNELNKYFNSHKYCPESLNRIHEEYGFDITDYSNAETERIQLEEDLEKHREFMRINNLIKKLDVKYQDVISLRFFELKSIKEIAVILNKKEGTVKSLLSRGVDKLKENITWRKDEKRRCR; this comes from the coding sequence TTGAATGAAGAGAAGCTCCTTGGGGAGGTTGAAAATGATCCCCAGAAATTCGGGGAGATATACGACGCATTTTATAAGAAAATTTTTGGTTATGTATTGAGAAGAACTACAAATTATGACGCAGCCAAAGATATTACTGCTGAAACTTTCATTAAAGCTTATACCAGTATTGGAAAATTTAAGTGGCGTAATATCTCAATACTTTACTGGCTTTACAGCATCGCCACAAATGAGCTTAATAAATATTTTAACAGCCATAAGTATTGTCCGGAGTCCTTAAACAGGATACATGAAGAGTATGGTTTTGATATAACAGATTATTCAAATGCCGAGACCGAAAGGATACAGCTCGAGGAAGATCTAGAAAAGCACCGGGAGTTTATGAGAATAAATAATCTTATTAAAAAACTCGATGTAAAATACCAGGATGTAATTTCATTAAGATTCTTTGAGCTGAAATCTATAAAGGAAATAGCCGTTATCCTCAATAAAAAAGAAGGAACTGTCAAATCACTCCTTTCACGTGGTGTTGATAAATTAAAAGAAAATATTACTTGGAGAAAAGATGAAAAAAGAAGATGTCGATAA
- a CDS encoding serine hydrolase translates to MKRQTLILAQILILTFGLMLNLTYAQQKDDDQLVTYFDKILLEQFKTDEPGVTVLVSRNGQIIYKKAFGMANLELNTPMQVDNVFWVASIGKQFTAVAILQLMEQGKLNLQDEITKFIPDYPTQGNKITIEHLLTHTSGIHNYSGMEDPEKKLTTDCTPNEVIDFFKNLPMRFAPGTKWEYSNSGYFLLGYIIEKITGKPYSEYIEEIFFKPLGMTNSLFASNKRIIKNRVGAYSQGNNGFENSKHLNATIIYSAGAIQTTVEDFYKWHQAVHSYNFVKKETLDKAFTRYKLTDGKETDYGYGWKLGYVYESPSIWHGGGIEGFGAMEIYLPKEDVFVAVFSNCDCIYPKDIATRLAALTTGRPYEYKEISNGNTNLKGYTGVYENQKGQQRIITVTGNKLFSQIGRGPKSNLKAYQENMFFFEDDPMQTIEFYRNKKGEIEKLLTKKLNGNEAWNKTNKPIPDSNGIKVDGKILETYLGEYEITNEMNFSVTIEKDRIFIQAPEQDKFEIFAETENKFFTKVTDAEFEFVKDHSGNVTKVILNQGGREADAKKIK, encoded by the coding sequence ATGAAAAGACAAACACTAATTCTAGCACAGATTCTAATTCTCACCTTTGGTCTTATGTTAAATCTTACTTATGCTCAACAAAAAGACGATGATCAACTGGTCACCTACTTTGATAAAATACTTTTGGAGCAATTCAAAACTGATGAACCGGGTGTAACGGTTCTGGTTTCCCGTAATGGGCAGATTATTTATAAGAAAGCATTCGGAATGGCTAACTTGGAATTAAACACACCCATGCAAGTGGATAATGTTTTCTGGGTTGCCTCTATAGGTAAACAATTTACTGCGGTGGCAATATTACAATTGATGGAACAGGGAAAATTAAATTTGCAGGATGAAATCACAAAGTTTATTCCCGATTATCCTACACAAGGAAATAAAATCACGATTGAGCATTTGCTGACGCATACATCGGGTATTCATAATTATTCAGGCATGGAAGACCCGGAAAAAAAGCTAACAACGGATTGCACACCAAACGAAGTAATTGACTTTTTCAAGAACCTGCCAATGCGTTTCGCCCCAGGTACAAAATGGGAATACAGTAATTCAGGCTATTTTTTATTGGGTTATATCATCGAAAAAATTACGGGAAAACCATATTCGGAATACATTGAAGAAATTTTTTTCAAGCCGCTTGGTATGACCAATTCACTTTTCGCTAGTAATAAAAGAATCATTAAAAACAGAGTTGGTGCTTATAGTCAAGGGAATAATGGTTTTGAAAATTCCAAACATTTGAATGCAACCATTATTTACTCTGCAGGTGCAATACAAACTACTGTAGAGGATTTTTATAAATGGCATCAAGCCGTTCATTCTTATAATTTTGTAAAAAAAGAAACACTTGATAAAGCTTTTACAAGATATAAATTGACAGATGGAAAAGAAACGGATTACGGCTATGGTTGGAAATTAGGTTACGTTTACGAGAGCCCCTCTATCTGGCATGGCGGTGGTATCGAAGGTTTTGGAGCGATGGAAATCTATTTGCCCAAAGAAGATGTTTTTGTTGCCGTTTTTTCTAATTGCGATTGTATATATCCCAAAGATATTGCGACAAGATTGGCAGCGCTTACAACTGGTAGACCTTACGAATACAAAGAAATATCTAACGGAAATACGAATTTAAAAGGATATACTGGTGTCTATGAAAATCAAAAAGGTCAGCAACGAATCATAACTGTGACGGGAAATAAGTTGTTTTCTCAAATTGGCAGAGGTCCGAAGTCTAATCTAAAAGCGTATCAAGAAAATATGTTTTTCTTTGAGGATGATCCAATGCAGACAATAGAATTTTATAGAAATAAAAAGGGCGAAATTGAAAAATTATTAACCAAAAAACTGAACGGAAACGAGGCTTGGAATAAAACTAATAAACCCATCCCGGACTCAAACGGAATAAAAGTGGACGGAAAAATATTGGAAACTTATTTGGGTGAATATGAAATTACAAATGAAATGAATTTCTCGGTCACTATTGAGAAAGACAGAATTTTCATACAAGCCCCAGAACAGGATAAATTTGAAATTTTTGCCGAAACTGAAAATAAATTTTTTACGAAAGTTACTGATGCTGAATTTGAATTTGTCAAAGACCATTCGGGCAATGTAACCAAAGTAATTTTGAATCAAGGCGGAAGAGAAGCAGATGCGAAGAAGATAAAGTAG